Part of the Elusimicrobiota bacterium genome, AACCGGTTTTGTTATTCGGTTCGATATAAAAAGTAGCACTTTAAGTTCTTCACGACAAATTAATGACATAGCTTTTTAGCTTGGTTCAGAAAACTTTTAGATTTGCCGTTACTTTCCTACAGCTTGGATGGATGCCAAGATGAGCCTGGCTTAAGCTGGCCATACATATAGATTGCATTGACAAAAAGTTGTTGTCATGTGCAGGCGATTCATTTGAGGACATGACTTTTCTGTGACTACCTGTTGCGGATATATACAGGTAAGTTGAGCCGGCCCTGCAAAACGCGAAAGTTTGTGCTAAATTAGCTATCGAAGACATCATTGAAATATGCGGGTGTAGTTCAATGGTAGAACGGCAGCCTTCCAAGCTGCACACGCGGGTTCGATTCCCGCTACCCGCTCCATTTATTGTTAAATAGTAGAGATTCGCCGCGTCCTGTGCAGGCTGAACCTGTACAGGCGGAACTGAAAGGGACTAATGGCTCAAGAACCGCTCAGTATCTCAGATGTGCTGGTGGCCCGTAAGCGCATCACAGGTTTCGTGACCAATACGCCTTTGCGGAAAAGTCACTGGATGTCCGATGTTTCCCAGGCGGAAGTCTGGATGAAGCTTGAGAACCTGCAAGTGACAGGCAGCTTCAAGTATCGGGGCGCCCTCAATGCCATGACTT contains:
- a CDS encoding pyridoxal-phosphate dependent enzyme, which codes for MAQEPLSISDVLVARKRITGFVTNTPLRKSHWMSDVSQAEVWMKLENLQVTGSFKYRGALNAMT